GAAGAAGCGGTTAAGTCCTTTCGATGGGCGGACAGAAATGCAGACAGAAAGACAAGCGGACAGACAGGTATCCTCATCTACGCCGCGAGAGATTTATTCCGGTTGTCACGGCGACTGGCCGCCCGGTAGCGAGGCGTTAGCAGCGAAGTAGGCCTCGGCTGGCAGCCAGTCATTCGGAAGGACTGACGGCGAGCGAGGCTGCCGCGCGGACCGCACGCCACCTTCGCGAGCGCCGATCACTGTCACTTGTAGCGTCGCGATTCGTCCCTCAGTTTAACCGCGCGACGGAGAATGGACAATGGGCTCTCCGGCACGCGCGACTAGCGTAATCGCTTAGATTCAGAAATAAATTACACGCCAGGCCTATTTACAACTGACGTTTAAAAGCTATTTATGTCATTTGCTTGCTTATGTTCCAATAAAATATTCAAAATAGCTCACATAGATGTAGGTTGTTGACAGGGGTTTTTCCCCCATAAGCTTATAATTCAAATTTCTGATTATTTACATACGTTAACTGTCTAACGGTTTATATAAAACTGATCCAAGGACCAAAGATCCCTATAAACGCACACGTTAAGTATATTTGCTCGAAGGCCCAGAAACATGATTTTCATCCTGCCAAACTGAAAGCAATGAAAAAGAGGTTTCTAGCTACCAGGTTATTGGGGTAGTAAACAGCTGTGGTTTGCCAACCATCATAATATTTGCATGAAATCCTCATCATGTGCATGCATCCTGCAACTGGAGGCAAACAGTTGCCACTTACATATGTAACTAAGCTATCTGGCTAGCTTTACAGTTATGCACAATTGAACTTAAAGTAGCATTGTTAATAATACGATCGGGTACGGCAGTTATGGTGAACTGTCTGGCTGCTAGCAAACAGCAGTTGCATTTTAGGGTGATTCAACCACTGATACATAACGAAACGTCCGATATTATTTTGACGTTCGGTGAaataatatgtttaaaaatgcatGCTAAACTATACAGATCCACCACCCAATATACAATTCGAACATTCCATTTTCGTCAGCCAGCTAGCGGGTAACATGCATgcacccataaaaaaataagtcaTTGGTATGTCAGTGCCGATACCTATTAATAGATATCTAAGTACCATACTGTATAATTGCTGCATCGGGGAATCTATGAAATTATATAACTGACATTCTGGAAAAGAGTCCGGGGAAAATGTATTTGATTTGTATTTTCTGATGAAACGATGAATCCTCCAACCCATCCCCCTCTTTTCTCCCTCCCTTCGTCTGTCTGTCTACCTTTTCTTGCCATGCATTAACACTGTCAATCGCATTCCATGCATTTCTAAGATCTGCTCCCCTTCCACGTTAATAATAATAGAAGGTTGCTAACTACCTGGGCGACCCACTATGCAATCAACGCAACTAAACGCAGACTGCATAAAGCAAAAACTGCGCCCTTTCAAATGGCATTGCTACCGAAAACATTTATgtgtacaggacagaacatactgGCTCCATGAACAAATGCTTACCTTGCCTTCGCCGACCTCTCGTAACTCCATCCCGTTCCTGCGCCCAAATCACCAAATCCTGCACCTGGATAATTTCTATCCATTAAAATATATGAAGGATGGAGATGGAGAAACGGCGAGGATTGGGAAAGGAGAAAAAACTAAAGTGTGGCACTCAAACAAGGTGTCTGCTCTTTTCCTCCCAATTTTCAATATCTGTTTATTCCGTTTCGCAAGCAAGTCTTCAAGAATGGGAAACGGCATAGAGAGGGAGCGAAATGGAGTGGAGGGGAAGGAGGAGGATATGaagaggggaggagggagatATGAAGGGGGGTCACACcaatcaccaaaaaaaaaatcagttttccTCTTTCCCTCTCTTGTGCCGTGTTTCTTTCAATATCTGGCTATTGTCTTTGAGCAAAAAAGCACGGACATTGTTCTGCGCTAGCAagccagctagctagctagctagcgaATAAATGCTGATAGGCAGACAGCTAGCGTGCTAGGCGGCTAAGAGCACACGTCTCTTTCCGAAGCGTCTTTCTCCTCCCCTTTCTCGGGGGTAGTTATCAAAGAGCTGTACAGGACGCGGATGGACGGCTTCCGATTGTCGGCTCGGCTCGACCCGTCGTTCTTTCTCCTGCCTGCCCGATAAACTTCTTAGCTTTGGCAAATGTGCGACGTGGTTCCCCGGAGAAGTATCTACCAGCTGCCACGTACATCCCTCCCTCTCTCAAATATATAATGTTGGTAGCTAGCAAAGGAACTAGCTAGTTAGCTAGCTTTGTCGACGCATCTAATATATGCCGAGTTGCGTCGGTGTTTTACGCGCCTTCACCTCCTGCTTTTAAAATGACTAAAACGGCGCAGTTGCAGTGAAGCTCCGAATCCGAGTTTTACTCCGGCTGCGGGCTTTCTGAGTGCTAGGCCTTGTTTTTTtgagaatattttttttcaatcaTTTTTTTTCCGAAGACGCCATATTTGAAAGCTCCTGGCTTGCTCGTTCCCTGTCCCCCAGCTCTCTGAAACACACACGCAGTgtctccctcccctcccctcttgCATACAAGTGAAAACCATTCCCAGAATACATTTCAGACCAGTATTCCacaaagggggggaggggagggaattaaatataaaatcatataTATCAGCGGAGATAGATACacgtgattttttttgtacGAACGGACTACGACGCAAAAAACGGCAAGTGAAAGGCTAATCTATAGGCCTAATATGCAAGAAATCTGTTCCACACACTGCACGCGTATGCACGATGGATATCGTCTGGATATTAATTGTAACAATTCAAGATTTTTTAAACATCAGACCTTAAtgaataatatttaaaatttttattaggaaatttatatatatatatatatatatatataaacaataaaatagaAGGGTCTTGGAAGAAGTTGAtataaatactaaatatgcaaatCAGTAATCAAACTGGAAATGTGACGTTATAACTGTTGCATTTTAAGACTTGGCCCTTTAAATCTCATCCAGTTCCACTTTATTGTATCATGATATACTGGACAAAAGAAATATCtttcaggttttttttctttatgctTCTTTTTACGCCtcaatcatttttaaaaaccaagAGTCACTGCAGAATCTTCTCCACCATTTCTGTTCACCCTTAACTTCTCAGTTGTTTTCAGTATCAGGGGGGTTTGGTTCACCTTGTTCATCATCCCTGAAAAAGGAATACAGAGGcagcaaaaataatataataaaatatttttacaatAAATAAGGAAACTGTTCACAAACAGCCTAGATAATCaaacagaaatactgtatgCACCGCACCATAAGTAGCCACATCtgaaaaaatacacacacaggaacatggGGAAAGGATAAATACAAACCCCAAGTAAGGAGGTGGTGGTAGGTCGTGCTGTCCAGTGCGACTGATGGCTTCGTTATAAGATGGCAGTCCTGGAGCTCCTATTCCAGACAGGGGAACCGACTCGGGGGGAATGACTATATCTGCAGGCATCGTCACTGGAACGCTGTGAAAGATGGAAAAGTGGAAGTGGAAAAtgtgttattattatcatcaacaTTATTATTCATACTCTGCAACTCTGACCAGGACaaatagttagaaaatggatgaacaaacacaacaaataacaacaacaataataataataataataagccaTTCTAGATTAACAAAACTATGATTCCTCCCATCACTCAATTTTTCTATATTCAGGTATCAGCATTACCAGTGGTTGCTCTATGTATTTCTCACGCATATTTAAGTCTGTGAAAGTAGTCAGTTAGAAATAATGTGACTAAcaaaatacacatacacacacgtgaGACCCAGGCACATTTTACCTTTGCCCTGTCCTCTTATTCTTGTTCCTTCTTCTGGAACAGTAGCAGATGAGTATAGCCGCAAAAAACACTATCACCACCGCAGCAACAATCCCAGCCACCATGCCTGATGTGTCCAGTTTAGGTGCGTAGGCTGAAACACAGGTGACTCTGAATGTACttacaacacacacaacacTGTGAGACTTGCCAAACAGAAACTAAATGTACACATTTGTTGTCAGATTAAGTCTGATAACTGGAATGgaattaaaaatatttcacaATCAAATTAAACTCAAATACATAAATAGTATTACTTAGTAACTATATAATCTGAACTATCAActacaaaaaatattttaaactcTCAAACATGAATAGAGTAGTCATTTGTATCAGAAAAATCAAATTATCGTACCATTGCAGAGATTAATTATCATTACCTATCTACACACAAATTTTAAAAGTCTGTTTCTTTACCATGTTGATCCTTATACTTTTTCCAAAAATCATCCTGAGGAGAAAAAAATACCCTGGTTATAAATAGTATGTAACATCACTCTATAATGCTTCATCATCACCATTATAGTCTTTTGCAATAGTGCCCAAACAGAATGTGACACTAACATGATCACCCGCAAGTTAGGATGTTTTAAAATCAGTTAGAATACAGCAATGCTAGATATGtgtcagttaatattatttttaaacacGGTTCATCAACTGAAAGAATTAAAATGTCTCAGGTTCTCTCTTTGATATAGCTGAATAGTTTGTGAGCACTTCAGGCGAATTTTGCTTGGTAAGAGTACAAACAGAAGGACGTTTCAAGGGATGAGACATGTTTCACCACCGGCATTATCCGCTGCCCTTACCAAGAACCACCAGATACTCAACAGTGCTAAACGCAAGGGTCCTCACAGCAAGTAGCTTCAGACCGAGACATTCCCATTCTCACCGTTTTTGCCTTGTCCTTGAAGATTTCTCGTGCTTCTTCGTATGTGCATACCTCCTCCATACACTCCCTCTCTAGGTTGCCGGGCACTACTAGCTCAAAGTCCCAATTGTTATAGAGGAGGGTTCGGGATAGGAAGGACATGGCA
The sequence above is a segment of the Brienomyrus brachyistius isolate T26 chromosome 5, BBRACH_0.4, whole genome shotgun sequence genome. Coding sequences within it:
- the prrg2 gene encoding transmembrane gamma-carboxyglutamic acid protein 2; translated protein: MWGYFGPCAACVLMVLHITAARVICRSDVFLPEQPAMSFLSRTLLYNNWDFELVVPGNLERECMEEVCTYEEAREIFKDKAKTDDFWKKYKDQHAYAPKLDTSGMVAGIVAAVVIVFFAAILICYCSRRRNKNKRTGQSVPVTMPADIVIPPESVPLSGIGAPGLPSYNEAISRTGQHDLPPPPYLGDDEQGEPNPPDTENN